The DNA segment TGGTTGACCGAGCCGTTGAAGCGGTTCTCGATCCGGCGCAGTTCGCCGTAGCGCTCGCCCGGGCTGATGTTGCAGCCGCTCGAGCAGCCATGGCAGATGCTTGGGGCAAACTGCATGTCCCACTTGCGGTTGTAGCGCTCGGAGTGGGTCTTGTCGGTGAACACACCGGTCGGGCAAACCTCGGTGAGGTTGCCGGAAAACTCGCTTTCGAGCACGCCGTCTTCAACGCGACCGAAGTACACGTTGTCGTGGGCGCCATAGACGCCCAGGTCGGTGCCGCCGGCGTAGTCCTTGTAGTAACGCACGCAGCGATAGCAGGCGATGCAGCGGTTCATTTCGTGGGAAATGAACGGGCCGAGGTCCTGGTTCTGGTGGGTACGCTTGGTGAAACGGTAACGGCGCTCGTTGTGGCCGGTCATCACCGTCATGTCTTGCAGGTGGCAGTGACCGCCTTCCTCGCAGACTGGGCAGTCGTGCGGGTGGTTGGTCATCAGCCATTCGACGACGCTGGCGCGAAACGCCTTGGACTCTTCATCTTCGATGGAGATCCAGGTGCCGTCGGAGGCAGGGGTCATGCACGACATGACGATACGACCACGGGTGTCGTTCTCGTCGGTGTACTGCTTGACCGCACACTGCCGGCAGGCACCGACGCTACCGAGCGCCGGGTGCCAGCAGAAATAAGGGATGTCGAGGCCGAGCGACAGACAGGCCTGTAACAGGTTGTCCGCACCGTTGACTTCGAGCGCTTTGCCGTCTACGTGGATAGTGGCCATGGTTCAAAGTTCTTCGTTGGCCCGCGTGAGCAGGCGTGGCTAATGGAAATCGGTGTGCCTGCGGCTCTGCCCGATACACTCGGACGAGCCTGCGAGGCTGGCGGATGGCACGGACCACCCGCACTTGATCTTGTTATGCGCCGACCACGATCGGCCCGGTCGGAATTGGCTTGGCCAGGTTCGGGCGCAGGGCTTCGCTGGCGGATTGGCTGGCGACGCCGGCCTCGAACTCGGACCGGAAGTACTTGATGGCACTGCCCAATGGCTCGACGGCACCGGGTGCGTGAGCACAGAAGGTGCGGCCAGGGCCGAGGAAGTTGACCAGGCCCAGCAGAGTCTCGATGTCTTCGGCGCGGCCTTGGCCTTGCTCCAGCGAGCGCAGCATCTTCACGCTCCAGGGCAGGCCGTCACGGCATGGAGTGCACCAGCCGCACGATTCGCGGGCGAAGAACTCTTCCATGTTGCGCAGCAGCGAGACCATGTTGATGCTGTCATCGACCGCCATGGCCAGGCCCGTACCCATCCGCGTACCAACCTTGGCGATACCGCCGGCGTACATCTGCGCATCCAGATGCTCTGGCAGCAGGAAACCGGTACCGGCGCCGCCAGGCTGCCAGCACTTGAGCTTGAAGCCATCGCGCATGCCACCGGCGTAGTCTTCGAACAGCTCGCGGGCGGTAACGCCGAACGGCAGCTCCCACAGGCCAGGGTTCTTTACCTTGCCGGAGAAGCCCATCAGCTTGGTGCCGTGGTCTTCGCTGCCTTCGCGGGCCAGCGACTTGTACCAGTCGACGCCGTTGCCGACGATGGCCGGAACGTTGCACAGGGTTTCGACGTTGTTCACGCAGGTCGGCTTGCCCCACACGCCCACGGCGGCAGGGAAGGGCGGCTTGGAGCGCGGGTTGGCGCGGCGGCCTTCGAGCGAGTTGATCAGTGCGGTTTCTTCACCGCAGATGTAGCGCCCGGCACCGGTGTGCACGAACAGCTCGAAATCAAAACCGCTGCCCAGGATGTTCTTGCCCAGCAGGCCTGCGGCCTTGGCTTCATCGATGGCGCGGTTGAGGTTCTTGGCGGCGGTGGTGTACTCGCCACGCAGGAAGATGTAGCCGCGGTAGGCCTTCAGGGCGCGGGCGCTGATCAGCATGCCCTCGACCAGCAGATGGGGCTGTTGCTCCATCAGCATGCGGTCCTTCCAGGTGTTGGGCTCCATTTCGTCCGCGTTGCACAGCAGGTAGCGGATGTTCATGGATTCGTCTTTGGGCATCAGGCCCCACTTCACCCCAGTGGGGAAGCCAGCGCCACCACGGCCCTTGAGGCCGGCGTCCTTGACGGTCTGGACGATATCGTCCTGGGACATCTGCGCCAGTGCCTTGCGGGCGGCGGCGTAGCCGTCCTTGGCCTGGTACTCGTCGAGCCAGACTGGCTCGCCGTCGTCACGCAGGCGCCAGGTCAGCGGGTGGGTTTCGGCTGCGCGCGCGATGCGGTTGGCCGGGCCGAAGGAAGTGATGGTCATACGTAACCCTCCAGCAGTTTGGTGACGCCAGCAGGTTGCACGTCGCCAAAGGTGTCATCGTCGATCATCAGCGCCGGGGCCTTGTCGCAGTTGCCCAGGCAGCACACCGGCAGCAGGGTGAAACGCCCGTCTGCGGTGGTCTGGCCCAGGCCGATGCCCAGCTCGCTCTGGATCTGGCTGACGACCGATTCATGGCCGCCGATGTAGCAGACCATGCTGTCGCACACGCGAATGATGTGGCGGCCAACCGGCTGACGGAAGATCTGGCTGTAGAACGTAGCCACACCTTCGACGTCGCTGGCCGGGATGCCGAGGATCTCGCCGATCGCGTAGATGGCGCCGTCAGGCACCCAGCCGCGCTGTTTCTGGACGATCTTCAGGGCTTCGATGGACGCCGCGCGCGGGTCCTCGTAGTGGTGCATCTCGTGCTCGATGGCCGAGCGCTCGGTTTCGCTCAGGGCGAAACGGTCGGTTTGGATAAGCGTGCTGTTCATGCTTAGCGGTCCACGTCAGCCATAACGAAGTCGATACTGCCCAGGTACGCGATCAAGTCCGCGACCATGCTGCCTTTGATCACCGAAGGGATCTGCTGCAGGTGCGGGTAGCTTGGGGTACGAATCCGGGTGCGGTAGCTCATGGTGCCGCCATCGCTCGTCAGGTAGTAACTGTTGATGCCCTTGGTCGCTTCGATCATCTGGAACGACTCGTTGGCCGGCATGACCGGGCCCCACGAGACTTGCAGGAAGTGCGTGATCAAGGTCTCGATGTGCTGCAGGGTGCGCTCTTTCGGTGGCGGCGTGGTCAGCGGGTGGTCCGCCTTGTACGGGCCTTCCGGCATGTTGCGCAGGCACTGGTCGATGATGCGGATACTCTGGCGCATCTCCTCGACCCGGACCATGCAGCGATCGTAGGCATCGCCGTTGTGGGCCAGCGGTACTTCGAACTCGAAGTTCTCGTAGCCGGAGTAGGGGCGGGCTTTACGCAGGTCGAAGTCGCAACCGGTGGAACGCAGGCCGGCACCGGTGGTGCCCCATGCCAGCGCTTCCTGGGTGTTGTAGGCGGCAACGCCGATGGTCCGGCCTTTGAGGATGCTGTTCTGCAGGGCCGCCTTGGTGTACTCGTCGAGGCGCTTGGGCAGCCATTCGACGAAGTCCTTGACCAGCTTGTCCCAGCCGCGCGGCAGGTCGTGGGCGACGCCACCGATGCGGTACCAGGCCGGGTGCAGGCGGAAGCCGGTGATCGCTTCGATCACGGTGTAGGCGCGCTGGCGGTCGGTGAAGGTGAAGAACACCGGGGTCATGGCGCCGACGTCCTGGATATAGGTACCCAGGAACAATAGGTGGCTGGTGATGCGGAAGAATTCGGCGAGCATGATACGAATCACGTCGACTTTCTGCGGCACCTGGATACCGGCGAGCTTCTCGACCGCGAGCACGTACGGCAGGTTGTTCATCACCCCGCCGAGGTAGTCGATACGGTCGGTGTAGGGGATGAAGCTGTGCCAGGACTGACGCTCGGCCATCTTCTCGGCACCACGGTGGTGGTAGCCGATGTCCGGGACGCAGTCGACGATCTCTTCGCCGTCCAGCTGCAGGACGATACGGAACGCACCGTGCGCGGACGGGTGGTTGGGGCCAAGGTTGAGGAACATGTAGTCCTCGTTGGCGCCCTGGCGCTTCATGCCCCAGGCTTCCGGGTTGAAGCGAGCCGATTCCTCTTCAAGCTGCTGCTTGGCCAGGGTCAGGCTGTAGGGATCGAACTCAGTGGCGCGGGCAGGGTAGTCCTTGCGCAGCGGGTGACCTTCCCAGGTCGGCGGCATCATGATCCGGCTCAGGTGCGGGTGGCCGGCAAAGTCGATGCCGAACATGTCCCAGACTTCACGCTCGTACCAGTTGGCGTTTGGCCAGATGCCGGTCACGGTCGGCAGGTTCAGGTCGCCTTCGCTGAGTGCGACCTTGATCATCACGTCGCTGTTACGCTCGACCGACAGCAGGTGGTAGAACACGCTGAAATCGGCGGCGGGCAGGCCGCGGCGCTGGGTGCGCAGGCGCTCGTCGACGCCGTGCAGGTCGTACAGCATGCTGTAGGGCTTGGCGACGCCGCGCAGGAAGCTGAGCACCTCTTTGAGCTGGGCGCGCTTGACCCACAGCACAGGCATGCCGGTGCGGGTCTGTTGGGCGACGAATGCTTCGGCGCCAAAACGGTTGTTCAGTTCGACGACCACATCTTGGTCGTCAGCCTTGTAAGGCGGAATGAAAATAGCGTTGTCCGCTGTCATGGTCTCGGTCGCTTTGGGTCAACGTAGAGAATGAAGCCAGGCCGCCGGCTCCAGGGGGAGCGGGCGGCAGGTCGCTGGATCAGACTTCGTCGGGGCTGCGCAGGTTGGTTACCGCGATACGCTGTTCGCGACGCAGGTCTTTCTGGGCAGGCATCTCGGCACGGTAAATGCCTTGATCACCAACCACCCAGGAAAGCGGGCGTCGCTCCTGTCCGATCGATTCCTGCAGCAGCATCAAGCCTTGCAGGAACGCCTCAGGGCGTGGCGGGCAGCCAGGTACGTAGACATCCACGGGGAGGAACTTGTCGACCCCCTGAACGACCGAGTAAATGTCGTACATGCCGCCGGAGTTGGCGCACGAACCCATGGAAATGACCCATTTAGGTTCGAGCATCTGCTCATACAGGCGCTGGATGATCGGCGCCATCTTGATGAAGCAGGTCCCGGCGATGACCATGAAGTCGGCCTGACGCGGCGAGGCCCGGATGACTTCGGCGCCGAAGCGGGCGATGTCGTGGGGTGCCGTGAAGGCCGTGGTCATTTCCACGTAGCAGCAGGACAGGCCGAAGTTATACGGCCAGAGGGAGTTCTTGCGACCCCAGTTGACCGCGCCACGCAGGACATCTTCGAGTTTCCCCATGTAGATGTTCTTGTGGACCTGGTCCTCTAGCAGTTGGTCGGTGACGGTTTCCCGCTCACCGACCGGATACTGCTCGTTGGGCGCATCCGGATCGATTCTGGTGAGATTGTATTGCATGCCAAAGCCTCATTGTTTCAGCTTCGCTTGCCGCTTGCGACGACCTTCGGGAGCCCAATCAAGTGCCCCGACGCGCCATAGGTAGACAAGACCTGCCAACAGAATTGCTATGAAAACGAGTGCTTCGACGAATCCGGTCCAGCCGCTTTCGCGGACGGACACAGACCATGCAAAGAGAAAGAGGGCTTCGATATCGAAGATCACGAACAGCATCGCGACCAGATAGAATTTGGCGGACAGGCGCAGGCGGGCGCTGCCGACGGGCAGCATGCCGGATTCGAAGGGTTCGTTCTTGGCGCGGCCCCAGGCCTTGCTACCGAGCAGGCTGGACAGACCGAGCATGAAGGCACACAGGCCGACGACACCCAGGAGGAAGATGGCAAAGCCCCAGTTGTGGGCGATGAGTCCTGCCGAATCGGACATGCTAGAGATCCTTATACAGAGACCCAGCTCTGCAGTCTGAAATAAGTAAAGCGGCGACGTGGTGTCGCAGGTGCAGTGACCAAATGTCGCAGCTGAATCAATCGCGCTGATTTTATGGGTAAACCCAGTGCAAGTAAAATTTCTGTCGCAAATTTATTCGTAGGATTAAGAACAAAAATCTTTTGTAACTGGCTGAAAGCCTTGATATTCGGGCATTACGCCTGCTTTTGTTAATTATGTTTCTTGCCTCGCGTAACGACTTGTAAGTTGCGTAATGATAATTAATATCATTTGATTTGGGCCGGTTAACTTTACCGGGTCTGGGCCTTGCAAAGTTCATTGGGCACACCTCGCTACTTGCAAATGCGAAAAACTCTCGTTCTAGCAGTTTTGCGCACCGCGTGCCCCGCTCTGGATCAATACTTTATCGATTGAGCCGCGTGCGGCCGACGAAGCGATCGCCCATTGGCCGAGCCAGTAGGCGAGGATGATCAGGTACTGCGCCGCAGCGAACGGGCTGACGAAGCGGTCGACCCCGATCAGGCTGTCGGAGAACACGAACAGGCAGGCACCGAGCGCGGCCAGGCCACCGCAGGCCAGGGCGCGCCAGAGCATTGCGCTGATCACCAGGGCGTACAGCGCCACCGGTAGCAACAGGGGGCCAAGGCCGTGGCTGGCGAGCAGGTAGAACAAGCCGCTGCCAGCGACCGCGGCGAGCAACAGGGCGGGCAGGGCGCTCTGGCGGTTTTGGCTGTAGTAGCCGCGCAGGTAGGCCAGGTGGGCAAAGAGGAAGGCGCCCAGGCCGAATACGAACAGATCCGCGGGGATTGCCAGGAGTATGTCGCCGAGTACCGAAAAACCAAGGCCGATCATGATCCAGCGGCGGTAGGTCGTGGCTGGGGTGGTTCGCAGCCAGAGGATCAGGGCCAGCACCGGAACCGGTTTGGCCAGCAGGGCAAGTACAGCGTTGCCGCTGGCCAATGCATATAAATAGAGGGCAGCGGCGACCAGGGCCAATAGCAACAGGCTGAATGGGCGGGACATGGGCAGTCCTTGCTGTAGTTATGGGGCAAGCATAGACCCTAACCTCTATTGCTGCCCGTACAGACGTAGACGACAAAAGGCCCGGGCACCTCGACGGTGGCCCGGGCCTTCTTTATTTCAGTAGCAACCCACTCTTTATCAGTGGAACTGCTCTTCCTCAGTCGAACCGGTCAGCGCGGTCACCGACGAAGCGCCACCCTGGATCACGGTGGTCATGTCGTCGAAGTAGCCAGTACCCACTTCCTGCTGGTGCGCCACGAAGGTGTAGCCTTTGCTGGCGTCGGCGAACTCCTGCTCCTGCAGCTTCACGTAGGCGGTCATGTCGTTGCGGGCGTAGTCGTGCGCCAGGTTGAACATGCCGTGCCACATGTTGTGAATGCCAGCCAGGGTGATGAACTGGTGCTTGTAGCCCATGGCCGACAGTTCGCGCTGGAACTTGGCGATGGTGGCATCGTCCAGGTTCTTCTTCCAGTTGAACGAAGGCGAGCAGTTGTACGACAGCAGTTGGTCTGGGTATTCCTTCTTGATCGCCTCGGCGAAACGACGCGCTTCGTCCAGGTCCGGCTTGGCGGTCTCACACCAGATCAGGTCGGCGTACGGCGCGTAGGCCAGGCCGCGAGCAATGGCCTGGTCGAGGCCGGCACGCACCTTGTAGAAGCCTTCACGGGTGCGCTCACCGAGCACGAACGGCTGGTCGTACGGGTCGCAGTCGCTGGTCAGCAAGTCGGCAGCGTTGGCGTCGGTACGGGCCAGGATGATGGTCGGTACGCCGGCAACGTCGGCAGCCAGACGTGCAGCGACCAGCTTCTGTACGGCTTCCTGGGTCGGTACCAGCACCTTGCCGCCCATGTGGCCGCATTTTTTCACCGAAGCCAGCTGGTCTTCGAAGTGCACGCCAGCGGCGCCCGCTTCGATCATGTTCTTCATCAGCTCGTAGGCGTTCAGAACGCCGCCGAAACCGGCTTCAGCGTCGGCCACGATTGGCGCGAAGTAGTCGATGTAGCCTTCGTCACCTGGGTTCTTGCCAGCTTTCCACTGGATCTGGTCGGCGCGGCGGAAAGAGTTGTTGATGCGCTTGACCACGGTCGGAACCGAGTCGACCGGGTACAGCGACTGGTCGGGGTACATCGACTCGGCCGAGTTGTTGTCGGCGGCAACCTGCCAGCCGGACAGGTAGATAGCCTGGATACCGGCCTTGACCTGCTGAACTGCCTGGCCGCCGGTGAGGGCACCCATGCAGTTGACGAAATCTTTTTCAGGGCGGAAAGAGGGGTGGGCACCTTGGGTGACCAGCTTCCACAGTTTTTCTGCACCCACCTGGGCCAGGGTGTGCTCCGGTTGCAGCGAGCCACGCAGGCGAACGACATCAGCGGCCGTGTAGGTACGGGTCACGCCTTTCCAGCGCGGGTTCTCGGCCCAGTCTTTCTCGAGGGCTGCAATTTGCTGTTCGCGTGTCAGTGCCATGGAAATAAACCTCGTCGCATCGATCTTGGGGTAATTGTGCTGATGCTCAAAAGTCGCGGATCAGAGGCCTGACGGCTGTCCTGTTCGGCGGTGTTGCGACGGCGAACGCGAAGGCTCGAAGGGGAAGGAGGTGCAGCGTGGGTCAGCGATGGCTGCAGGTCGGCTCGTGGATGCCTTGCTGCGGTGCGACATGGCTTGCCTGGTGACTGCGGTGATGCGCTTCCGTCCCTCGGGACAACTTCTCGTTGCAGTCGCAATCCGGTCGAACCGCCTTGTGGGCCGTATAGACACGAAGCGCCTCCAGGGGTGGGAGGAGCGCGCCTCGAAGACCCTTGCCAGGGCCTCTGATTAGCGGGAGCGAGGCCATCATGCCCTTGGCAAAAAGTACCTGTCAAATGTTTTGTAGTGCTTTTTTCTGGTTACTACATCTTTGGTCTAATGCGACTCGGCAGTCAGTTTCAAGGCCTTTGGTCGAGGCCTTGAATTGCCTGGGATCAGTCCAGAAGGTCGACTTTGACACGCAATGTCATGTTTTCACCGCGCTGGGTGCTGTAACTGAGGCTTGACGGGTTGCGCTCGGCTTGGCTCTGCTGATTGAACCCGGCCAGGGTGATCCATTCGCCGAGCTTGCCGGTGACGGTTGTGTCGGTGCTTTGCACTTTCACTACATCGGGACGTTCGCTGCTCATTCGATCATTATTGCTGCTGATTGCCAGGCGAACCGTCTCACCGCTCAGGCTCGGCGTGACATAGAAACCCTGGGTCACGTTGCGGTATTCGGTGTTGGTCTGGATGCGCCCGTAACCGTCGGTGCTGCTGCTGGTGATGGGGATGCTTTGACCGACCTGGATCAACGCCGGCTGGCCCTCGCTGGCCTGCACTTGCTGCATGCCGCCGTCGCGATTGGCGGTGCCGTAGCGGATGACCCGGGCGTTGCCGCGGTTGTCCTGGAAGTTGCTGTCGTTGTTGTCGACGCTGATCAGCAGGCGCTTGGGGGCGGTATCGAGTTGTTGCAGCAGGGTGCGCAGGTCGTCGATGCGCTCCGGCTCGGCGTTGACGATCAACTTGTTCTCGAAGGCGCTGACGCTGCCGTCCTTGCCCAGGAAGGCTTGGGCGGTGGGCAGCAGTTCGGCGCTGCTGCGGTGCTGAAGCGGCACGACCTCGGTGGCGGCCTGGGCGGTGAGGCTCGCAGCCAACAGTAGGGAGGCGATGAGGGGGCGTAGCGGCATGTCCATGATCTCCGCGGGTGGAATGGACATGATGGCAAATTTGTACGGGTCTTGCCGGGTGTGGATCACACCAAGTGGGTTTTAGGCTGGTACTGCCAGCTATGAACCTTTGCCTTGCCCAGGCAGTCGCAGCCAATGTGGCAACAGGGTCCTCATTATGAAGCGCTATTCAATCTTGCTGTTCTGCCTGCTCACCCACGCCGCCTTCGCGGCCCAGGACCCGTTGCGCATCAAGTCGCTGCAGCGCTGCGCCGATCTGCTCAGCGAAGACCGGCAACAATGGTGTCTCCATGCCCAGGGCCTGGGCGCACAACCTCCTACCGTCTGGCTGGCCGGTCAGCGCCTCCCTCAAGCCGATGTACAGCGCCAGGGCGATAACCTGACATTTACCCTCACCGGCGCACACCAGCCCAGCGCACCGCTATGGCTAGAATCCGCCGGTGACAAGAGCAACCCCGTCTGGCTTAGCCGCCAGCGCAGCCATGTAGTGGCCGCCACTGCTGATGAAGTGGCAAAGAACATGGATGGCCTGACCACCTACCTGGACTTGGTCAGCCTGCTGATCGAGGAACAACACCCGGGCTTGCAGGAAGCCCAACGCATCGCCGACAAGTACGGCGCCAAGGTGGTCGGCGCCATCGCGCCACTCAACGTCTATCAGTTGCGCCTACCTGTGCATGACTTGATCCAGCGTGACGCGATGATCCTGCGCATGGGCAGCGAGGCCAGTGTCGATGCGCTGATCATCGAAGAGTCAGCCCCGGAGCGTGGCGAAGAAGGCACAGGGCCGTCCCGGCAGGCGATCAACCAGGCAGACGAGTGGGCCGCCAACCGCTTCATGGACGCGCTGTATTTCTACCAGCGGCGGATCCAGGCCTCGGCAATACCGGTCAAGCCGGTACGCATTGGCGTGATCGAGCGTGAGGTCGACTTCGATGCTCCAGCCTTTACTGGCTATCGTGGGCCTTGCCCACAGGGGCAAACCTGCGTTTACGCCCGCGACGGCGACAAGGTTGAAAGCCACGGCAGCCATGTTGCTGGAATTCTGGCCGGGCAGGGCGCCGAAGGCGGCTTTCTGACTGGCCTTGGCAAGGCCAGTCCAGGCTTCGAGGTCATCGTCGAACGCAACTCCGACGCTGGGATCACCGCCAACATCGCCGCTTCGGTCAACTTGGTCGAGGATGGCGTACGGGTGCTGAACTGGAGCTGGGGTATCCACCGGGTCGGGGCGAAGAGCGTGCAGGGTGATGAGGTCGATTCGCTGGTGCGCTCCGGGCTTGCCATGAGCGGCTATGAAGAGTTGCTCGAGGAGTTCTTCCTGTGGCTGCGCAAGGCCCATCCCGAGGTGATCGTGGTCAACTCGGCCGGCAATGGCGCGTCTTGGTCGGGCACTGACGAGTACCGCCTGCCGTCGTCGTTCGTCACTGACCAGTTGCTGGTGGTCGGTGGTCATCAGCGCAGTGACAAGGGCGTGCCAGTGACCGATCCGCAGCATGTGCGCAAGCGGCAAAGCTCCAACATCGATATGCGCGTGGATGTCAGCGCCGCCGCCTGTATCCGTTCGGCGCAGGCCAGTGAGGCGCATTGCGGTACCTCCTATGCCACGCCGCTGGTGACCGCCACGGTGGCGGCGATGCTGTCGATCAACCCCAGCTTGACCCCCGAGCAAGTGCGCATGCTGCTGCGGCGCAGCGCGCTGACCCTGGGCCTGGAGCAAGACTTCGAGGCCATGGACGCCGAGGACCTGACGGCGCCGATTCTGCCGTCGGAGCGCAATGGCCAGCTCAATCACCCAGACTTGGGCCGATCGGCGCGGCTGGACATGCAGCGCGCCCTGGATTTGGCGGTGCAGAGCCTGCAGCGGGTGCGCTGAGTCGCGCAATGGTGGCCGCTGTAGGACAAATTCCGTAACATCGCTGACCCTATCGCGGGGCAAGCCCGCTCCCACGCTGTCGCTTGAGATCGTGGGAGCGGGCTAGCCCCGCGCTAGGGTCAGCCACAGACACCTTCGCAGGAACTTCATGAAACCCGCCCGATTTCGCGCCGACATCCTCGCCGGCCTGACCACCTCTTTCGCCCTGGTCCCGGAATGCATCGCCTTCGCCCTGGTCGCCCATCTCAACCCGCTGATGGGCCTGTACGGCGCCTTCATCATTTGTACCTTGACGGCATTGTTCGGCGGTCGTCCTGGGATGATTTCCGGCGCTGCCGGCTCCATGGCGGTGGTGATCGTCGCCCTGGTGGTGCAGCACGGCGCTCAGTACCTGCTGGCCACGGTACTGCTGGGTGGGGTGCTGATGATCCTGTTCGGCGCGCTACGCCTGGGCAAGTTGGTGCGCCTGGTGCCGTATCCGGTGATGCTGGGCTTCGTCAACGGCCTGGCAATTGTCATCGCCTTGGCCCAACTTGAGCACTTCAAGAGCGGCGAGCAGTGGCTCAGCGGCTCGCCGCTGTACCTGATGATCGGTCTGGTGGCGCTGACCATGCTGGTGGTCTACGTCTTGCCGCGGCTGACCCGCGCCGTGCCGCCGGCGTTGGTGGCGATCCTTGGGGTGGGGCTGCTGGTGTACCTGCTCGATCTACCGACCCGGACCCTGGGCGATATGGCGCATATCGCGGGCGGCCTGCCCCAGCTGGCCTGGCCGGACGTGCCATGGACCCTGGAAACCCTGAAGATCATTGCTCCTTACGCGCTGCTGATGGCCATGGTCGGTCTGCTGGAGACCCTGCTGACCCTCAACCTGACCGATGAGATCACCGAAAGCCGCGGCTTTCCCGACCGTGAGTGCGTGGCGCTGGGTGCGGCCAACATGGTTTCGGGGATGTGCGGTGGCATGGGCGGCTGCGCGATGATCGGCCAGACCGTGATCAACCTCAGCTCCAACGGCCGTGGTCGGTTGAGCGGGGTAGTCGCCGGGGGCATGATCCTGCTGTTCGTGCTGTTCCTGTCGCCGCTGATCGAGCGCATCCCGCTGGCGGCGCTGGTCGGGGTGATGTTCGTGGTGGCCCAGCAGACCTTCGCCTGGGCCTCTTTGCGCGTGCTGCACAAGGTGCCG comes from the Pseudomonas urmiensis genome and includes:
- a CDS encoding S8 family peptidase, yielding MKRYSILLFCLLTHAAFAAQDPLRIKSLQRCADLLSEDRQQWCLHAQGLGAQPPTVWLAGQRLPQADVQRQGDNLTFTLTGAHQPSAPLWLESAGDKSNPVWLSRQRSHVVAATADEVAKNMDGLTTYLDLVSLLIEEQHPGLQEAQRIADKYGAKVVGAIAPLNVYQLRLPVHDLIQRDAMILRMGSEASVDALIIEESAPERGEEGTGPSRQAINQADEWAANRFMDALYFYQRRIQASAIPVKPVRIGVIEREVDFDAPAFTGYRGPCPQGQTCVYARDGDKVESHGSHVAGILAGQGAEGGFLTGLGKASPGFEVIVERNSDAGITANIAASVNLVEDGVRVLNWSWGIHRVGAKSVQGDEVDSLVRSGLAMSGYEELLEEFFLWLRKAHPEVIVVNSAGNGASWSGTDEYRLPSSFVTDQLLVVGGHQRSDKGVPVTDPQHVRKRQSSNIDMRVDVSAAACIRSAQASEAHCGTSYATPLVTATVAAMLSINPSLTPEQVRMLLRRSALTLGLEQDFEAMDAEDLTAPILPSERNGQLNHPDLGRSARLDMQRALDLAVQSLQRVR
- a CDS encoding SulP family inorganic anion transporter; amino-acid sequence: MKPARFRADILAGLTTSFALVPECIAFALVAHLNPLMGLYGAFIICTLTALFGGRPGMISGAAGSMAVVIVALVVQHGAQYLLATVLLGGVLMILFGALRLGKLVRLVPYPVMLGFVNGLAIVIALAQLEHFKSGEQWLSGSPLYLMIGLVALTMLVVYVLPRLTRAVPPALVAILGVGLLVYLLDLPTRTLGDMAHIAGGLPQLAWPDVPWTLETLKIIAPYALLMAMVGLLETLLTLNLTDEITESRGFPDRECVALGAANMVSGMCGGMGGCAMIGQTVINLSSNGRGRLSGVVAGGMILLFVLFLSPLIERIPLAALVGVMFVVAQQTFAWASLRVLHKVPVSDVLAIIAVTVVTVFTDLATAVLFGIVIAAVNFAWQHARELYADSHDDGEGGKRYQVHGTLFFASTTPFLNQFDPAGDPPSVTLDCKHLSFVDYSAVAALQTLRERYAKAGKHLRVVHLSERCKKLLKRAGEQH